Within Deinococcus roseus, the genomic segment CAACAACATCAATGTGCTGTACACCGGCCGCTGGATCCAGCTCAACAACGGAGACCTTTGACATGCGGAATGCGCAGAAAATCCAGGGGATCTCCTTGCTGGAGATCCTGCTGGTGATGGTCCTGATCGGCATCCTGGTGGGTGTGGGCGTGATGAACCTGGTGAGGGAAAACAAGAAACGCTCTTTGCAGGATGATGTCTCGTCCATGACCTATTACTTTGACCTGGCCCGATCCACCAGTGTCAAAACCTCGGTGGACCAGACCCTCAGCCTGGCCAACAGCGGCAGCAATGTGGTGCTGACTTACGGCACCCGCACCATCACCTACCAGAACATGGCCCTCTGTGACAGCACCGGTGGCACATGTACCACCACCGGACAGGTCACCTTCAAGTCACCTTATGGAGAAATGTGCTGGAGCAGTGCCTGCACCACCAAAGACGTGCTGTTCAAATTCACCCGTCAGACCTGGTCTGCCAAATTGATTTTGCAAGGAGTGTTTGGCTATGCCTCGATCCGTGAAATCCAATAAACACCAGCATCAAAACCAGCAGGCAGGTGTCACCCTGATCGAAATCATGTTCGCCATTCTGATTGTCAGTCTGGTGCTGGGCACCATTGTGGTGCAGATGTCAAAGCTTTACACCTCCAACAAAAAGAACACCAGTGTGCTTTCGGTCAACACCCTGGCTGCCAATGAGATTGAGAGCCTCAAAGAATCCTGGACCAATGCCACAACTGCAACCACCAACTGGCAGAACGGAAGCTACACCCCCACCTCCACCAGTGTGACCTTCAGCTGTGCCACCTGGACCAGCCTGACCACGCCCCCCACCACTTTCGGCAGTTCCTGCGCCACTTCTTCCACAGCAACCAGCACCCTGAAACGCGTCAGACTGACCACCACCTACGGTGGCAAGACCCAGAACCTCTACCTGGACATCGCCATCCCATGATGCTCTGCCCTGAAATCTCCCTGAAAGGTGGTGCACAGTGAGAAAAAACAGACAACAGGCAGGCCTGACCCTGATGGAATTGATGGTTGCCATGGCGGTGCTCTCGGTGCTGTTTGTGGCCATTTACAACCTGTTCAGTTCTGGCCTCAAGAACTCCATGGAATCTTCCACTCGGGCAGACCTGGATGCGCAGACCCAGAAAGTGCAGCAACTGGTGCTCAGCCGCCTGAAAGAAGCAGACAAGTTTGTCAGTGCAAGCAGTGTGACCTTTTCGGACAGCCAGGCCCCTTCCTCTACAGCCTATTTGCCTGCCAGCACCCTGACC encodes:
- a CDS encoding type II secretion system protein, with the protein product MKSNKHQHQNQQAGVTLIEIMFAILIVSLVLGTIVVQMSKLYTSNKKNTSVLSVNTLAANEIESLKESWTNATTATTNWQNGSYTPTSTSVTFSCATWTSLTTPPTTFGSSCATSSTATSTLKRVRLTTTYGGKTQNLYLDIAIP